Proteins encoded in a region of the Oncorhynchus clarkii lewisi isolate Uvic-CL-2024 chromosome 18, UVic_Ocla_1.0, whole genome shotgun sequence genome:
- the LOC139373090 gene encoding glycogenin-1-like isoform X2, with protein MTDQAYVTLATNDNYAKGAMVLGRSLRNHNTTKQLVVLIGPHVAEPCRAMLSSIYDEVCVVDILDSGDTAHLALMKRPDLGVTFTKLHCWTLTHYTKCVFMDADTLVLSNIDELFEREELSAAPDPGWPDCFNSGVFVFKPSNETYHSLMTHCTENGSFDGGDQGVLNSFFNTWSTADISKHLPFIYNLSSIAIYTYLPAFKQYGHEAKVVHFLGKVKPWNYSYDTQTGKVKGHTLTPGSGDLHPDFLVQWWNLYSSGVLPALRDSYGDTLFCSGCTEEVVCDRVVEIILPPPPPQAPQVSSEERRQRWEAGQADYMGADSFESIQRKLDCFLK; from the exons ATGACGG acCAAGCATATGTGACTCTGGCCACAAATGACAACTATGCCAAAGGAGCGATGGTTCTGGGGAGGTCGCTAcgcaaccataacacaaccaaacAACTGGTGGTTCTGATTGGACCGCACGTAGCAGAGCCCTGCAG ggccaTGCTGAGTAGCATCTATGACGAGGTGTGTGTGGTGGATATCTTGGACTCTGGGGACACGGCCCACCTGGCCCTGATGAAGAGACCAGACCTCGGAGTGACCTTCACCAAGCTGCACTGCTGGACACTCACACACTACACCAAGTGTGTGTTTATGGACGCAGACACACTG gtGTTGTCCAACATTGATGAGCTGTTTGAGAGGGAGGAGTTATCTGCTGCGCCTGATCCTGGTTGGCCAGATTGTTTCAACTCGGGCGTGTTCGTCTTTAAACCATCCAATGAAACATACCACAGCCTTATGACACACTGCACTGAGAACGGCAGCTTTGACG gtggggACCAAGGAGTTCTGAACAGTTTCTTCAATACCTGGTCAACAGCAGACATTTCCAAACACCTGCCTTTCATCTACAACCTCAGCAGCATCGCTATATACACCTATCTACCAGCCTTCAAAca gtacGGTCATGAGGCTAAGGTGGTCCACTTCCTGGGGAAGGTGAAGCCATGGAACTACTCCTATGACACCCAGACTGGGAAGGTCAAAGGTCACACCCTCACGCCTGGCTCGGGTGACCTGCACCCTGACTTCCTGGTTCAGTGGTGGAACCTCTACTCCTCTGGGGTCCTACCTGCTCTCAGAGACTCTTATGGAGACACACTGTTCTGCTCCGGCTGCACTGAg GAGGTCGTCTGTGACCGTGTGGTTGAGATCATCCTCCCCCCGCCTCCCCCTCAGGCGCCCCAGGTGtccagtgaggagaggaggcagcGATGGGAGGCGGGCCAGGCGGACTACATGGGAGCCGACTCCTTCGAAAGCATCCAGAGGAAACTGGACTGCTTCCTCAAGTAG
- the LOC139373090 gene encoding glycogenin-1-like isoform X1, which yields MTDQAYVTLATNDNYAKGAMVLGRSLRNHNTTKQLVVLIGPHVAEPCRAMLSSIYDEVCVVDILDSGDTAHLALMKRPDLGVTFTKLHCWTLTHYTKCVFMDADTLVLSNIDELFEREELSAAPDPGWPDCFNSGVFVFKPSNETYHSLMTHCTENGSFDGGDQGVLNSFFNTWSTADISKHLPFIYNLSSIAIYTYLPAFKQYGHEAKVVHFLGKVKPWNYSYDTQTGKVKGHTLTPGSGDLHPDFLVQWWNLYSSGVLPALRDSYGDTLFCSGCTERQVIDMVTSLPVSHGYFKQEVVCDRVVEIILPPPPPQAPQVSSEERRQRWEAGQADYMGADSFESIQRKLDCFLK from the exons ATGACGG acCAAGCATATGTGACTCTGGCCACAAATGACAACTATGCCAAAGGAGCGATGGTTCTGGGGAGGTCGCTAcgcaaccataacacaaccaaacAACTGGTGGTTCTGATTGGACCGCACGTAGCAGAGCCCTGCAG ggccaTGCTGAGTAGCATCTATGACGAGGTGTGTGTGGTGGATATCTTGGACTCTGGGGACACGGCCCACCTGGCCCTGATGAAGAGACCAGACCTCGGAGTGACCTTCACCAAGCTGCACTGCTGGACACTCACACACTACACCAAGTGTGTGTTTATGGACGCAGACACACTG gtGTTGTCCAACATTGATGAGCTGTTTGAGAGGGAGGAGTTATCTGCTGCGCCTGATCCTGGTTGGCCAGATTGTTTCAACTCGGGCGTGTTCGTCTTTAAACCATCCAATGAAACATACCACAGCCTTATGACACACTGCACTGAGAACGGCAGCTTTGACG gtggggACCAAGGAGTTCTGAACAGTTTCTTCAATACCTGGTCAACAGCAGACATTTCCAAACACCTGCCTTTCATCTACAACCTCAGCAGCATCGCTATATACACCTATCTACCAGCCTTCAAAca gtacGGTCATGAGGCTAAGGTGGTCCACTTCCTGGGGAAGGTGAAGCCATGGAACTACTCCTATGACACCCAGACTGGGAAGGTCAAAGGTCACACCCTCACGCCTGGCTCGGGTGACCTGCACCCTGACTTCCTGGTTCAGTGGTGGAACCTCTACTCCTCTGGGGTCCTACCTGCTCTCAGAGACTCTTATGGAGACACACTGTTCTGCTCCGGCTGCACTGAg AGGCAAGTCATTGACATGgtaacctctctccctgtctctcatggATACTTTAAACAG GAGGTCGTCTGTGACCGTGTGGTTGAGATCATCCTCCCCCCGCCTCCCCCTCAGGCGCCCCAGGTGtccagtgaggagaggaggcagcGATGGGAGGCGGGCCAGGCGGACTACATGGGAGCCGACTCCTTCGAAAGCATCCAGAGGAAACTGGACTGCTTCCTCAAGTAG